The proteins below are encoded in one region of Amycolatopsis magusensis:
- a CDS encoding kynureninase/PvdN C-terminal domain-containing protein, producing the protein MNPLAAHYRRFRVAERLLLSAHSHQAWPDVALEGQVEAFEDAALEVDAKWDRAFAKADEVRTAFRGWLGDPSAELALGANTHELVIRLLSALDLRRRPRLVTTDGEFHTLRRQLGRLAEEGIEVVRVAASPVDSLAARLAVEVDDRTCAVFVSKVLFETSRIVDGLGDLAERCAARGAELVVDAYHALGAVPFSMDGLGEAWIVGGGYKYLQFGEGNCFLRVPPHAADLRPVVTGWFAEFGAIADAQRPDAVAYAAGADRFAGATYDPTSHYRAARVAAFFAEQGLTAERLREISLRQTTRLAERFDALNLPPTVISRSSSSPREAFGGFLALRSPRAGEFCADLAERGVRTDSRGEYLRFGPAPYLADAQLDAAMAALGEVCRR; encoded by the coding sequence GTGAACCCGCTCGCCGCGCACTACCGGCGCTTCCGGGTGGCCGAACGGCTGCTGCTTTCCGCGCACTCGCACCAGGCCTGGCCGGATGTGGCGCTGGAGGGTCAGGTCGAGGCGTTCGAGGACGCGGCGCTCGAGGTCGACGCCAAGTGGGACCGGGCGTTCGCGAAGGCGGACGAGGTGCGGACCGCGTTCCGCGGCTGGCTGGGCGACCCGTCAGCCGAACTGGCGCTCGGCGCGAACACGCACGAGCTGGTGATCCGCCTGCTTTCCGCGCTCGACCTGCGGCGACGCCCGCGACTGGTGACCACTGACGGCGAGTTCCACACCCTGCGGCGGCAGCTCGGGAGGCTGGCCGAAGAGGGCATCGAGGTCGTGCGGGTGGCCGCGTCGCCGGTCGACTCGCTGGCCGCGCGGCTCGCCGTCGAGGTCGACGACCGGACGTGCGCGGTGTTCGTTTCGAAGGTGCTGTTCGAGACCTCGCGCATCGTGGACGGCCTCGGTGACCTGGCCGAACGGTGTGCCGCGCGTGGGGCGGAGCTGGTGGTCGACGCCTACCACGCACTCGGCGCGGTGCCGTTCTCGATGGACGGGCTCGGCGAGGCGTGGATCGTCGGCGGCGGGTACAAGTACCTCCAGTTCGGCGAGGGCAACTGCTTCCTGCGGGTCCCGCCGCACGCCGCCGACCTGCGGCCCGTGGTCACGGGGTGGTTCGCCGAGTTCGGTGCCATCGCCGATGCCCAGCGGCCGGACGCGGTCGCCTACGCCGCCGGCGCGGACCGCTTCGCGGGTGCGACCTACGACCCGACCAGCCACTACCGCGCCGCGCGGGTGGCCGCCTTCTTCGCCGAGCAGGGACTGACCGCGGAACGGCTGCGCGAAATCTCGCTGCGGCAAACCACCCGATTGGCCGAGCGCTTCGATGCCCTGAACCTGCCGCCGACGGTGATCAGCCGCTCGTCTTCTTCGCCCCGAGAAGCTTTCGGCGGGTTCCTGGCGCTGCGGAGTCCGCGGGCGGGGGAGTTCTGTGCCGACCTGGCGGAACGCGGCGTCCGAACCGACAGCCGAGGCGAATACCTGCGCTTCGGCCCGGCGCCCTACCTGGCCGACGCCCAACTCGACGCCGCCATGGCCGCCCTGGGCGAGGTATGCCGACGCTAG
- a CDS encoding FAD-dependent oxidoreductase — protein sequence MTHALIIGGGIAGPVTAMALRKAGIDSVVYEAYPAGADDVGAFLTLMSNGQDALRAIGVHERVADQSFPAAKVEFLSGTGKFLGEVPLRREGVLGPRTLKRATLYRVLQDELAERGIRIEHGKRLTGARSTSDGGVVATFADGDQAKGDLLIGADGIHSATRALIDETAPRPRHIGNTTICGYAQDAPSPAPPGAYRMVYGKRAFFGYVTAPNGETWWFTNAPGAELGKADLAAIGAQEWKERALELFARDNTPAADIVRATGSEVTASNSYQIPSTPIWHSRSMVIVGDAAHVAAPNAGQGASMAAEDGVTLARCLRDVAHIGDAFRAYEGLRRERVERVVATSARMGSTAVPGPLKRMMRDAILPRVLKKGPRNNADWLTKHHIEWEARVSLDDAVATS from the coding sequence ATGACCCACGCGCTGATCATCGGTGGTGGCATCGCCGGGCCGGTGACCGCGATGGCGCTGCGGAAGGCGGGCATCGACTCGGTGGTCTACGAGGCCTACCCGGCCGGTGCCGACGACGTCGGTGCCTTCCTCACGCTGATGAGCAACGGCCAGGACGCCCTGCGCGCGATCGGCGTGCACGAGCGGGTCGCCGACCAGTCGTTCCCGGCGGCCAAGGTGGAGTTCCTCAGCGGGACCGGGAAGTTCCTCGGCGAGGTGCCGCTGCGCCGCGAAGGCGTGCTCGGGCCGCGCACGCTCAAGCGCGCCACCCTGTACCGCGTCCTGCAGGACGAACTCGCCGAGCGCGGCATCCGCATCGAGCACGGCAAGCGGCTGACCGGCGCGCGCAGCACCTCCGACGGTGGCGTGGTGGCCACCTTCGCCGACGGCGACCAGGCCAAGGGCGACCTGCTCATCGGCGCCGACGGCATCCACTCCGCCACCCGAGCCCTCATCGACGAGACCGCGCCCCGGCCGCGGCACATCGGCAACACCACGATCTGCGGATACGCCCAGGACGCGCCCTCGCCCGCGCCGCCCGGTGCGTACCGGATGGTCTACGGCAAGCGTGCCTTCTTCGGGTACGTCACCGCGCCCAACGGTGAGACCTGGTGGTTCACCAACGCCCCCGGTGCCGAGCTGGGCAAGGCGGACCTGGCGGCGATCGGTGCGCAGGAGTGGAAGGAACGGGCGCTGGAGCTGTTCGCCAGGGACAACACGCCCGCGGCGGACATCGTGCGCGCCACCGGCTCCGAGGTGACGGCCAGCAACTCCTACCAGATCCCGTCCACCCCGATCTGGCATTCGAGGTCCATGGTGATCGTCGGCGACGCCGCGCACGTGGCCGCGCCCAACGCCGGGCAGGGCGCGTCGATGGCCGCTGAGGACGGGGTCACGCTGGCACGCTGCCTGCGGGACGTCGCGCACATCGGCGACGCCTTCCGCGCGTACGAAGGACTCCGGCGCGAGCGGGTGGAACGCGTGGTGGCGACCAGCGCGCGCATGGGCAGCACCGCGGTGCCGGGCCCGCTGAAGCGCATGATGCGTGACGCGATCCTGCCGCGGGTGCTGAAGAAGGGGCCGCGCAACAACGCCGACTGGCTGACCAAGCACCACATCGAGTGGGAGGCCCGGGTCTCCCTCGACGACGCCGTCGCGACCAGCTAA
- a CDS encoding Glu/Leu/Phe/Val dehydrogenase: protein MTDGVFGRDSGHEQVVFCHDKASGLKAIIGIYSTALGPGLGGTRFYPYASESDALDDVLALSKGMAYKNALAGLDLGGGKAVIIGDPATVKSEALLRAYGRFVQSLNGRYITACDVGTYVQDMDVVARETRYVTGRSPEDGGAGDSSVLTAFGVFQGMRASAEHLWGSPDLAGRRVGVAGVGKVGHILVGHLIDAGARVVISDVSAAAIERTRAKHPEVEVLGSADELIRAELDVFAPCALGGSLNDETVPELRARIVCGAANNQLAHPGIDKLLDDRGILFAPDYLVNAGGVIQVSDELHGFDFARAKRKTAQIFDTTKSVFALAEAEGVPAATAADRLAERRMSEIGSLRAIHLG, encoded by the coding sequence GTGACGGACGGTGTATTCGGCCGCGATTCCGGCCATGAGCAAGTTGTCTTCTGCCACGACAAGGCCAGCGGTCTCAAGGCCATCATCGGCATCTACTCCACCGCACTGGGCCCCGGCCTCGGCGGAACCCGGTTCTACCCCTACGCCTCCGAGTCCGACGCGCTCGACGACGTGCTCGCGCTGTCCAAGGGCATGGCCTACAAGAACGCGCTCGCCGGGCTGGACCTCGGCGGCGGCAAGGCCGTGATCATCGGCGACCCGGCCACGGTGAAGTCCGAGGCGCTGCTGCGGGCCTACGGCCGGTTCGTCCAGTCGCTCAACGGCCGCTACATCACCGCCTGCGACGTCGGCACCTACGTGCAGGACATGGACGTCGTCGCCCGCGAGACCCGGTACGTCACCGGCCGCTCACCCGAGGACGGCGGGGCCGGTGACTCCTCCGTGCTCACCGCCTTCGGTGTCTTCCAGGGCATGCGCGCCTCCGCCGAGCACCTGTGGGGCAGCCCCGACCTGGCCGGGCGCCGGGTCGGTGTGGCCGGGGTCGGCAAGGTCGGGCACATCCTGGTCGGGCACCTGATCGACGCCGGTGCCCGGGTGGTGATCAGCGACGTCTCCGCCGCCGCGATCGAGCGCACCAGGGCCAAGCACCCCGAGGTGGAGGTGCTCGGCAGCGCCGACGAGCTGATCCGCGCCGAACTCGACGTGTTCGCGCCGTGTGCGCTGGGCGGGTCGCTCAACGACGAGACGGTGCCGGAGCTGCGGGCCAGGATCGTCTGCGGCGCGGCGAACAACCAGCTCGCGCACCCCGGCATCGACAAGCTGCTCGACGACCGCGGCATCTTGTTCGCCCCGGACTACCTGGTCAACGCCGGTGGCGTGATCCAGGTCAGCGACGAGCTGCACGGGTTCGACTTCGCCAGGGCCAAGCGCAAGACCGCGCAGATCTTCGACACCACGAAGTCGGTGTTCGCGCTGGCCGAGGCCGAGGGCGTGCCCGCGGCCACCGCGGCCGACCGGCTCGCCGAGCGGCGGATGTCCGAGATCGGCTCGCTGAGGGCTATACATCTGGGGTGA
- a CDS encoding alpha/beta fold hydrolase, with protein MTSDLFVRRGGSGDRTLVLLHGLGGTGEVWQGLTDRLPGEWNWVVPDLPGHGRSAGLPSYSFGGLTAEVAKSLSGDVVVLGHSLGGVLALTLASGWFGPSVSAVCGLGIKVRWTPAELEKAAAVAAKPARVFATREEAADRWLKVSGLVGLVPLEAVSAGVVQDGDGWKVALDQGAFGVGAPDLRGLLAAARGPVVLAAGEHDPMCPAEHLRELVPDPVVLPGLGHNAHVENPEALLPLLDRLR; from the coding sequence ATGACCAGCGATCTGTTCGTCCGCCGTGGTGGTTCCGGAGATCGGACGCTCGTGCTGCTGCACGGGCTGGGCGGGACCGGCGAGGTGTGGCAGGGACTGACCGACCGGCTCCCCGGTGAGTGGAACTGGGTGGTGCCGGACCTGCCGGGGCACGGGCGCTCGGCCGGGCTGCCGTCCTACTCCTTCGGCGGGCTCACCGCAGAAGTCGCGAAATCGCTCAGCGGGGACGTGGTCGTGCTCGGGCATTCGCTCGGGGGCGTGCTCGCGCTGACGCTGGCGAGCGGCTGGTTCGGCCCGTCGGTCTCGGCGGTGTGCGGGCTCGGCATCAAGGTGCGCTGGACCCCGGCGGAACTGGAGAAGGCCGCCGCCGTGGCGGCCAAGCCCGCGCGGGTGTTCGCCACCCGTGAGGAGGCGGCGGACCGCTGGCTCAAGGTGTCCGGCCTGGTCGGGCTCGTGCCGCTGGAGGCGGTGAGCGCGGGCGTGGTCCAGGACGGCGACGGCTGGAAGGTCGCACTGGACCAGGGCGCGTTCGGCGTGGGCGCGCCCGACCTGCGCGGCCTGCTCGCGGCGGCCCGCGGTCCGGTGGTGCTGGCGGCGGGCGAGCACGACCCGATGTGCCCCGCCGAGCACCTGCGCGAACTCGTGCCGGACCCGGTCGTGCTGCCGGGCCTCGGGCACAACGCCCACGTCGAGAATCCCGAAGCGCTGCTCCCGCTGCTGGACCGCCTGCGTTAG
- a CDS encoding GGDEF domain-containing protein, with amino-acid sequence MPGAVRTADRGLCCELCGEPLGYRAMDRLTGLPGRWEWDHQAGHALQGLAHRPGVVLLVDLDRFQAINDAHGHLAGDTVLTSVALALRNTVRDGDILGRFGGHDGDEFLVFLPATRLEQGLSVARDIRTRIRTIVVTVRSAIGHTVVIEELTSSIGVGLHHPGLGTGLRELVGEASSALQIAKRSGRDRISLPPVT; translated from the coding sequence GTGCCCGGCGCAGTGCGTACCGCCGACCGCGGCCTGTGCTGCGAACTGTGCGGTGAACCACTGGGCTACCGCGCGATGGACCGGCTCACCGGCCTGCCGGGCCGCTGGGAATGGGACCACCAGGCGGGGCACGCGCTGCAGGGGCTGGCCCACCGCCCGGGGGTGGTGCTGCTGGTCGACCTGGACCGCTTCCAGGCCATCAACGACGCGCACGGTCATCTCGCCGGTGACACGGTGCTGACGTCGGTGGCCCTCGCGCTGCGCAACACCGTGCGCGACGGCGACATCCTCGGCCGGTTCGGCGGGCACGACGGGGACGAGTTCCTCGTCTTCCTGCCCGCCACCCGGCTCGAACAGGGGCTCTCGGTCGCGCGGGACATACGTACCAGGATAAGGACCATCGTGGTCACCGTGCGATCCGCGATCGGTCACACCGTGGTCATCGAGGAACTGACCAGCTCGATCGGCGTCGGCCTGCACCACCCCGGACTGGGCACCGGCCTGCGGGAACTCGTCGGCGAAGCCAGTTCGGCCCTGCAGATCGCGAAGCGCTCGGGACGGGACCGGATCTCCCTGCCCCCGGTGACCTGA
- a CDS encoding MAB_1171c family putative transporter yields the protein MSAGLLAYGIVAVAALTWLLIRLVRSPRSAPLWCVTIAVACLTIAYPFGLIAGENEVFLGLPPMVSRLIQHGILLVAVNCLISFFLFSALDQREALRKTTRYLIPLGIAEVVLIVAAAITPAGVATNDHRVTGVALFFVTADAYMGLGFGLAARWAFRSAKGAERSVRRGLRMAGVGMSMIVVADCLFIPAVILRWLGMAAAPGADGTAQTSIGSIGAMFFLLPGIVIFLIGFTYPAAARKLAAAGVWLHHRRMYRRLGPLWTVLHQEFPEDALSRVPASRWRDLLSVTGVHRRYYRRVIECRDGLVRISPYLADVREQPVTHESLAGKLKEALRERSSGDPVPKQAVPVAMPEAEGLDADVRELVALSRALQASR from the coding sequence GTGAGCGCCGGGCTCCTCGCCTACGGCATCGTCGCGGTCGCCGCGCTGACCTGGCTGCTGATCCGGCTGGTCCGCTCGCCGCGCTCGGCCCCGCTGTGGTGCGTGACGATCGCGGTGGCGTGCCTGACCATCGCCTACCCGTTCGGCCTGATCGCCGGGGAGAACGAGGTCTTCCTCGGCCTGCCGCCGATGGTGTCGCGGCTGATCCAGCACGGGATCCTGCTGGTCGCGGTCAACTGCCTGATCTCCTTCTTCCTCTTCTCCGCGCTCGACCAGCGTGAGGCCCTGCGCAAGACCACGCGGTACCTGATCCCGCTCGGCATCGCCGAAGTCGTGCTGATCGTCGCCGCGGCGATCACCCCGGCCGGGGTGGCGACGAACGATCACCGGGTGACCGGGGTGGCGTTGTTCTTCGTCACCGCGGACGCCTACATGGGCCTCGGCTTCGGCCTGGCCGCGCGCTGGGCGTTCCGGTCCGCGAAGGGCGCCGAGCGCAGCGTCCGGCGCGGGCTGCGGATGGCCGGCGTGGGCATGTCGATGATCGTGGTGGCCGACTGCCTGTTCATCCCGGCGGTGATCCTGCGCTGGCTCGGCATGGCTGCCGCGCCCGGCGCCGACGGCACCGCGCAGACCTCGATCGGCTCGATCGGCGCGATGTTCTTCCTGCTGCCCGGCATCGTGATCTTCCTGATCGGGTTCACCTACCCGGCCGCCGCGCGGAAGCTGGCCGCGGCCGGGGTGTGGCTGCACCACCGCCGGATGTACCGCCGCCTGGGTCCACTGTGGACCGTGCTGCACCAGGAGTTCCCGGAGGACGCGCTCAGCCGGGTGCCCGCCAGCCGCTGGCGCGACCTGCTCAGCGTGACCGGTGTGCACCGGCGCTACTACCGGCGGGTGATCGAATGCCGGGACGGGCTGGTCCGCATCAGCCCGTACCTCGCCGACGTGCGGGAACAGCCGGTGACCCACGAGAGCCTGGCGGGCAAGCTGAAGGAGGCGCTGCGCGAGCGGTCCTCCGGCGATCCCGTGCCGAAGCAGGCGGTGCCGGTGGCCATGCCCGAGGCCGAGGGGCTCGACGCCGACGTCCGCGAACTGGTGGCCCTGTCCAGGGCGTTGCAGGCGAGCCGATGA
- a CDS encoding helix-turn-helix domain-containing protein has translation MDRGSRSLADKLNHLFANQTPRDGQEYSNEHVAATICAEGEVKISQSYIWQLRKGKKDNPTFKHLQALAGFFGVPASYFFDDAVTDRVDRQLAELKSEQARLNEIAGSSDAQLMAMRAGELSPERRRLVMELLNVVYREEQAARADTEE, from the coding sequence GTGGATCGGGGTAGCCGGAGCCTGGCGGACAAGCTCAACCACTTGTTCGCCAACCAGACGCCGCGTGACGGGCAGGAGTACAGCAACGAGCACGTCGCGGCGACCATCTGCGCCGAGGGCGAGGTCAAGATCTCGCAGAGCTACATCTGGCAGCTGCGCAAGGGCAAGAAGGACAACCCGACCTTCAAGCACCTGCAGGCGCTGGCCGGATTCTTCGGCGTGCCCGCGAGCTACTTCTTCGACGACGCGGTCACCGATAGGGTCGACAGGCAACTGGCGGAACTGAAGTCCGAGCAGGCGCGCCTCAACGAGATCGCGGGCAGCAGCGACGCGCAGCTCATGGCCATGCGGGCCGGTGAACTGTCGCCGGAACGCCGCCGGCTGGTGATGGAGCTGCTCAACGTCGTCTACCGCGAGGAGCAGGCCGCCCGGGCCGACACGGAGGAGTGA
- a CDS encoding FAD-dependent oxidoreductase — translation MIPRETTVLVVGAGPVGLAVAASLAQQGVEVTVVDQQAEGANTSRAAVVHPRTMEALDRLGVADRLAGLSLRAGRFTIRDRDRVLVPLEFAQVPSPYRTLFMVPQPTTERVLLDRFVELGGRVLRPHRLTALEQDADGVVATIDDQHRIGARYVIGADGMKSAVRTMAGIGFGKDSAGESFTLADVRLHDGGLPGEEVVLFFSGAGMVVSAPLPDGSFRIVAEVDDPPEHPDLAFVQDLLDRRGPAAGTTRIAEVVWGSRFRVHHRVADRYRAGRVLLAGDAAHVHSPAGGQGMNLGLRDAVALGEALGAVVKGEPESLLDEYAATQRPKAEEVVKFAGRLTRLATASPMLRPVRNAALSALAKVPAFRVMLTKRLAGVADR, via the coding sequence ATGATCCCCCGGGAAACGACGGTGCTGGTGGTGGGTGCGGGCCCGGTCGGGCTGGCCGTGGCGGCGAGCCTGGCCCAGCAGGGCGTCGAGGTGACGGTGGTCGACCAGCAGGCGGAAGGCGCGAACACCTCGCGGGCCGCCGTGGTGCACCCCCGCACGATGGAGGCGCTGGACCGGCTCGGCGTGGCGGACCGGCTCGCCGGGCTCTCGCTGCGGGCCGGCCGGTTCACCATCCGCGACCGCGACCGCGTGCTGGTCCCGCTGGAGTTCGCCCAGGTGCCCAGCCCGTACCGGACGCTGTTCATGGTTCCGCAGCCGACCACCGAGCGCGTGCTGCTCGACCGGTTCGTCGAACTCGGCGGCCGGGTGCTGCGCCCGCACCGGCTCACCGCGCTGGAACAGGACGCGGACGGCGTGGTCGCCACCATCGACGACCAGCACCGGATCGGCGCGCGGTACGTGATCGGCGCCGACGGGATGAAGAGCGCGGTCCGCACGATGGCCGGGATCGGTTTCGGCAAGGACAGCGCCGGCGAGTCGTTCACCCTCGCCGACGTGCGGTTGCACGACGGCGGCCTGCCGGGCGAAGAGGTCGTGCTGTTCTTCTCGGGCGCGGGCATGGTGGTCTCGGCACCACTGCCCGACGGCTCGTTCCGGATCGTGGCCGAGGTCGACGACCCGCCGGAGCACCCGGACCTGGCGTTCGTGCAGGACCTGCTCGACCGGCGCGGACCGGCCGCGGGCACCACGCGGATCGCCGAGGTGGTCTGGGGTTCGCGGTTCCGCGTGCACCACCGGGTCGCCGACCGGTACCGCGCCGGGCGCGTCCTGCTGGCCGGGGACGCCGCGCACGTGCACAGCCCGGCGGGTGGGCAGGGCATGAACCTCGGCCTGCGGGACGCGGTCGCCCTGGGCGAGGCGCTGGGAGCCGTGGTCAAGGGCGAGCCGGAGAGCCTGCTCGACGAGTACGCCGCCACCCAGCGGCCGAAGGCGGAGGAAGTGGTCAAGTTCGCCGGACGCCTGACCCGGCTGGCCACCGCGAGCCCGATGCTGCGGCCGGTGCGCAACGCCGCGCTGTCGGCACTGGCGAAGGTGCCCGCTTTCCGGGTGATGCTGACCAAGCGACTCGCGGGCGTGGCGGACCGGTAG
- a CDS encoding TetR/AcrR family transcriptional regulator → MTETTRRSDRTRQAILVAARERFAKDGYDRATIRAIAADANIDPSMVMRYYGNKERLFAAAAEFDLRLPDLTEVPREEVGEALVAHFLDRWEVDDTLQLLLRAGATNPAAAERMQRIFAAQLVPVIEALGPPDTDFATRAGLVASQVLGLALCRYVLALPPVVGMDRAAVVAWVGPVLRRYLVERAP, encoded by the coding sequence ATGACCGAAACAACACGCCGGTCCGACCGGACGCGGCAGGCGATCCTGGTGGCGGCGCGGGAGCGGTTCGCCAAGGACGGCTACGACCGCGCGACCATCCGGGCGATCGCCGCGGACGCGAACATCGACCCGTCGATGGTGATGCGCTACTACGGCAACAAGGAGCGCCTCTTCGCCGCCGCCGCCGAGTTCGACCTGCGCCTGCCGGACCTGACGGAGGTGCCGCGCGAGGAGGTCGGCGAGGCGCTGGTGGCGCACTTCCTCGACCGCTGGGAGGTCGACGACACGCTGCAGCTGCTGCTCCGGGCCGGCGCCACGAACCCGGCCGCCGCGGAGCGCATGCAGCGCATCTTCGCCGCGCAACTGGTGCCGGTGATCGAGGCGCTCGGCCCGCCGGACACCGACTTCGCCACCCGCGCCGGGCTCGTCGCGAGCCAGGTGCTGGGCCTGGCGCTGTGCCGGTACGTGCTCGCCCTGCCGCCCGTGGTGGGCATGGACCGCGCGGCCGTCGTGGCCTGGGTCGGGCCGGTGCTGCGGCGCTACCTGGTCGAACGGGCGCCTTGA